The following coding sequences lie in one Saimiri boliviensis isolate mSaiBol1 chromosome 6, mSaiBol1.pri, whole genome shotgun sequence genomic window:
- the FZD4 gene encoding frizzled-4: MAWRGAGPSVSGAPGGVGLSLGWLLQLLLLVGPARGFGDEEERRCDPIRISMCQNLGYNVTKMPNLVGHELQTDAELQLTTFTPLIQYGCSSQLQFFLCSVYVPMCTEKINIPIGPCGGMCLSVKRRCEPVLKEFGFAWPESLNCSKFPPQNDHNHMCMEGPGDEEVPLPHKTPIQPGEECHSVGTNSDQYIWVKRSLNCVLKCGYDAGLYSRPAKEFTDIWMAVWASLCFISTAFTVLTFLIDSSRFSYPERPIIFLSMCYNIYSIAYIVRLTVGRERISCDFEEAAEPVLIQEGLKNTGCAIIFLLMYFFGMASSIWWVILTLTWFLAAGLKWGHEAIEMHSSYFHIAAWAIPAVKTIVILIMRLVDADELTGLCYVGNQNLDALTGFVVAPLFTYLVIGTLFIAAGLVALFKIRSNLQKDGTKTDKLERLMVKIGVFSVLYTVPATCVIACYFYEISNWALFRYSADDSNMAVEMLKIFMSLLVGITSGMWIWSAKTLHTWQKCSNRLVNSGKVKREKRGNGWVKPGKGNETVV; encoded by the exons ATGGCCTGGCGGGGCGCAGGGCCGAGCGTCTCGGGGGCCCCCGGGGGCGTCGGGCTCAGTCTGGGGTGGCTGCTGCAGTTGCTGCTGCTGGTGGGGCCGGCGCGGGGCTTCGGAGACGAGGAGGAACGGCGCTGCGACCCCATCCGCATCTCCATGTGCCAGAACCTCGGCTACAACGTGACCAAGATGCCCAACCTGGTGGGGCACGAGCTGCAGACGGACGCCGAGCTGCAGCTGACAACTTTCACACCGCTCATCCAGTACGGCTGCTCCAGCCAGCTGCAG TTCTtcctttgttctgtttatgtgccAATGTGCACAGAGAAGATCAACATCCCCATTGGCccatgtggtggcatgtgtctttCAGTCAAGAGGCGCTGTGAACCCGTCCTGAAGGAATTTGGATTTGCCTGGCCAGAGAGTTTGAACTGCAGCAAATTCCCACCACAGAATGACCACAACCATATGTGCATGGAAGGGCCAGGTGATGAAGAGGTGCCCTTACCTCACAAAACCCCcatccagcctggggaagagtgTCACTCTGTGGGAACCAATTCCGATCAGTACATCTGGGTGAAAAGAAGCCTGAACTGTGTTCTCAAGTGTGGCTATGATGCTGGCTTATACAGCCGCCCAGCCAAGGAGTTCACCGATATCTGGATGGCTGTGTGGGCCAGCCTGTGCTTCATCTCCACTGCCTTCACAGTACTGACCTTCCTGATTGATTCTTCTAGGTTTTCCTACCCTGAGCGCCCCATCATATTTCTCAGTATGTGCTATAATATTTATAGCATTGCTTATATTGTCAGGCTGACTGTAGGCCGGGAAAGGATATCCTGTGATTTTGAAGAGGCAGCAGAACCCGTTCTCATCCAAGAAGGACTTAAGAACACAGGATGTGCAATAATTTTCTTGCTGATGTACTTTTTTGGAATGGCCAGCTCCATTTGGTGGGTTATTCTGACACTCACTTGGTTTCTGGCAGCAGGACTCAAATGGGGTCACGAAGCCATTGAAATGCACAGCTCTTATTTCCACATTGCGGCCTGGGCCATCCCCGCAGTGAAAACCATTGTTATCTTGATTATGAGACTGGTGGATGCAGATGAACTAACTGGCCTGTGCTATGTTGGAAACCAAAATCTCGATGCCCTCACTGGGTTCGTGGTGGCTCCCCTCTTTACTTATTTGGTGATTGGAACTTTGTTCATTGCTGCAGGTTTGGTGGCTTTGTTCAAAATTCGGTCAAATCTCCAAAAGGATGGGACAAAGACAGACAAATTAGAAAGACTGATGGTCAAGATTGGGGTCTTCTCAGTCCTGTACACAGTTCCTGCAACGTGTGTGATTGCCTGTTATTTTTATGAAATCTCCAATTGGGCACTCTTTCGGTATTCTGCAGATGATTCCAACATGGCtgttgaaatgttaaaaatttttatgtctttgctgGTGGGCATCACTTCAGGCATGTGGATTTGGTCTGCGAAAACTCTTCACACGTGGCAGAAGTGTTCCAACAGATTGGTGAATTCTGGAAaggtaaagagagagaagagaggaaatggTTGGGTGAAGCCTGGGAAAGGCAATGAGACTGTGGTATAA